In Ovis canadensis isolate MfBH-ARS-UI-01 breed Bighorn chromosome 3, ARS-UI_OviCan_v2, whole genome shotgun sequence, one DNA window encodes the following:
- the LOC138436430 gene encoding transmembrane emp24 domain-containing protein 7-like gives MSSNSLRILNLSEARSILVVRLRAPLRRPRQCSVAAMGRWYCRLPLLLLFLVPGSSSASESNFELPDNAKQCFHEDITQGTKGTLQFQVITGGHCDVDCRLEDPDGNGLYKKMKKQYDNHTFTASKNGTYKFCFSKEFSTFTHKTVYFDFQGGEDPPLLPGENRVRTLTQMQSVYVSIQDALKSVIDHQTHFRLREAQGRSSAEDLNTRVAYWLVREALILLVVSIAQVLLLKSFFSDKRTRTTCVES, from the exons ATGTCCAGCAACTCGCTCCGCATCTTGAATCTCTCCGAGGCTCGGAGCATCTTGGTGGTGCGTCTTCGTG CTCCATTGAGGCGCCCCAGGCAGTGCTCGGTGGCAGCCATGGGCCGTTGGTACTGTAgactgcccctgctgctgctgttcctgGTGCCAGGCTCCAGCAGCGCCTCCGAGAGCAACTTCGAGCTGCCTGACAATGCCAAGCAGTGTTTCCACGAGGACATCACGCAGGGCACCAAGGGCACCCTCCAGTTCCAGGTAATCACTGGTGGTCACTGTGATGTAGATTGTCGATTAGAAGATCCTGATGGTAATGGTTTGTAcaagaagatgaagaaacagtatGATAACCATACATTCACAGCCTCCAAAAACGGGACATACAAATTTTGCTTCAGCAAAGAATTTTCTACTTTCACACATAAAACtgtatattttgattttcaaGGTGGAGAAGATCCACCTTTGCTTCCTGGTGAGAACCGAGTCAGGACTCTTACCCAGATGCAGTCTGTCTATGTTTCAATTCAGGATGCTCTGAAATCTGTCATTGACCATCAGACTCACTTCCGACTGAGAGAAGCTCAAGGCCGAAGCAGCGCTGAGGATCTAAATACAAGAGTGGCCTACTGGTTAGTGAGAGAAGCCCTCATTCTTCTAGTGGTTAGCATAGCGCAGGTGCTTCTTTTGAAAAGCTTTTTCTCAGATAAAAGAACCAGGACAACTTGTGTTGAATCTTAA